From the Acidicapsa ligni genome, one window contains:
- a CDS encoding carboxypeptidase-like regulatory domain-containing protein: MALFALCFCLLSLSARAQTISNITGTVTDASGAIVPGANITIENTATHVVSKTVTNAAGSYVVADMLPGAYVITIEREGFQKRVISNVHVDVSEQTRADAQLSAGSVTETVEVAAPAISLETTQPQLGTVIENKITEEIPVLIGGGPGNQGPRDRQIDDYLFLAPGVTGGEWSHRINGGTDYANTVMFNGVVAVQAETQGYQSNINPPFEMVNEVRILTNSFSAQYGLGQGVASYQFASGTDTLHGDGFEVLRNTMFNAAGANPGFNADGTKESAPSIHEHNFGFSVGGPVVLPKLYNGQKKTFFHVSSDWFRLDQKDTGTMTVPTVAEVNGDFSNLLSLATPQPIFVPQGFVAPQGCDAPAPGQQWQGNVIPKGCFSASSASLLSFIPAPSQPGLSNNASSSIGTLPTRQTNWGLSVDHNLTEVQKLHVSFWRDKYHYVFCCSNNAHFGNELGGATDEPRLGTGLFVTYSTVLSPRLIMSAGFGGMGEINNGFNAFMGVSLGSVADESVLPTISFNQNGLPNAPTTWGNSTAGSTIAVNRKLGLSFDNNWLWTMGRHTFNIGWELRRAAQDDNECPTCGGSFAFSNRTTSDPNDIGNTGNAFASFLLGDADSSYRRLTQENKLRNFYVGSYIQDDIKVTPKLTVNAGLRWDVMVPFHELSNNVVYFDANATNAAAVTPGGAPLLGAANKLGVSGYDRADIIFTHFDPRFGVAYGINRKTVISAGFSINHLNGGPYDFGNNKLSLQYGTLLAGIANVNSNGSNIPGNGQWDLHPLPIPGNTPFTPTEFNGLGVLHAFSKNPGSYPYGEYWNIGVQRELPYNLLLSVAYVGNRGVHLPSMVNPINQTDPKNIARFCPSGNVNDPNCVMSPNSPNYAWTSAVAQADLRQAGFAPCPGGTTSAGFYAPYCNFMKDYGANAGLAQALLPYPQYNPSESCGGLCNPFDMNGSSTYNGVQTQLLKRYADGLSILANYTYARSLSNTDSGFAYQNYGSLNKFNQKAEWTVAGADQTHMVNLALVYELPFGPGKTFFNTGGYLGKNLWGGWQVSGAFQYASGTPLTVYSNSSDPLLNGFNRANFNASTPLHVNYNNYYKGLPVYNTAAFSDPGFGPGNSPRNLEQLRTSFGSNENLALAKRFYGGERINMELRIEFFNVLNRMQVCSPDDTVTDGANNFGLVQPNGGGGSSPCQANTPRQGQAYFKVSF; the protein is encoded by the coding sequence TTGGCGCTCTTCGCACTGTGCTTCTGTCTTCTTTCTCTCTCGGCACGTGCGCAAACTATCAGCAACATTACCGGCACGGTAACCGATGCATCCGGAGCCATTGTTCCCGGTGCGAATATCACCATTGAAAACACGGCAACGCACGTGGTTTCAAAAACAGTTACAAATGCCGCTGGCTCTTACGTCGTTGCGGATATGCTCCCCGGAGCCTATGTCATCACGATCGAAAGAGAAGGCTTTCAAAAGCGCGTTATATCGAACGTCCATGTGGACGTGAGCGAGCAGACGCGTGCCGATGCACAATTGAGCGCGGGATCGGTAACCGAGACCGTTGAAGTCGCAGCTCCTGCCATCTCTCTCGAAACCACGCAGCCTCAACTCGGAACAGTCATCGAGAACAAGATCACCGAGGAGATCCCGGTGCTCATCGGCGGCGGTCCCGGCAATCAAGGACCGCGCGACCGGCAGATTGACGACTATCTCTTTCTCGCACCAGGAGTCACTGGCGGCGAATGGAGCCATCGAATCAACGGCGGCACAGACTACGCCAACACCGTGATGTTCAATGGCGTCGTCGCCGTACAGGCCGAGACGCAGGGCTATCAGTCCAACATCAATCCGCCCTTCGAGATGGTCAACGAAGTTCGAATCCTGACAAACAGCTTCAGCGCACAGTATGGCCTCGGCCAGGGAGTAGCGTCCTACCAGTTCGCTTCAGGCACCGACACCCTCCACGGCGATGGATTCGAAGTATTGCGGAATACGATGTTCAACGCAGCCGGCGCCAATCCTGGCTTTAACGCCGATGGCACCAAAGAATCCGCTCCATCCATTCACGAGCATAACTTCGGCTTCTCCGTCGGCGGGCCGGTTGTGTTGCCCAAGCTCTATAACGGGCAGAAGAAGACGTTCTTCCACGTAAGTTCGGACTGGTTCCGGTTGGATCAAAAAGATACCGGCACCATGACCGTTCCCACGGTCGCAGAAGTCAACGGAGATTTCAGCAATCTTCTCTCCCTCGCCACACCGCAGCCAATCTTCGTTCCCCAGGGCTTTGTCGCTCCACAGGGTTGCGATGCCCCGGCTCCCGGACAGCAATGGCAGGGCAACGTTATCCCCAAGGGCTGCTTCAGTGCTTCGTCAGCAAGCCTGCTCTCATTCATTCCCGCGCCAAGTCAGCCCGGCCTGTCCAACAACGCCAGCTCTTCGATCGGCACTCTTCCGACTCGGCAGACGAACTGGGGTCTTTCCGTTGACCACAATCTCACCGAGGTACAGAAGCTGCACGTGAGCTTCTGGCGTGACAAATATCACTACGTCTTCTGCTGCAGCAACAACGCCCACTTCGGCAACGAGCTGGGAGGCGCAACAGACGAACCGCGTCTCGGCACCGGACTCTTCGTTACCTATTCAACCGTTCTCTCACCACGCCTGATCATGAGCGCCGGTTTCGGTGGCATGGGCGAAATTAACAACGGCTTCAACGCCTTCATGGGCGTCAGCCTGGGTTCGGTTGCGGACGAAAGCGTTCTGCCAACCATCAGCTTCAATCAAAATGGTCTTCCGAACGCGCCCACTACCTGGGGCAACAGCACCGCCGGCAGCACCATCGCTGTCAATCGCAAACTCGGTCTGAGCTTCGATAACAACTGGCTTTGGACAATGGGTCGTCATACGTTCAATATCGGTTGGGAGCTGCGGCGTGCGGCACAGGACGATAACGAGTGCCCCACCTGCGGCGGCTCCTTCGCCTTCAGCAACCGTACAACCTCCGATCCAAACGACATCGGCAACACCGGCAACGCCTTCGCCAGCTTCCTTCTCGGAGACGCGGACTCCAGCTATCGCCGCCTTACCCAGGAGAACAAGCTACGTAACTTCTATGTCGGTTCTTACATTCAGGACGACATCAAGGTCACGCCAAAACTCACCGTTAACGCAGGTCTTCGCTGGGACGTCATGGTTCCCTTCCACGAATTGAGCAACAACGTTGTTTACTTCGACGCGAACGCCACCAACGCAGCAGCAGTCACGCCCGGAGGAGCTCCATTGCTCGGCGCAGCGAACAAGCTGGGCGTCTCCGGCTACGATCGCGCCGACATCATCTTCACGCACTTTGATCCCCGGTTCGGTGTAGCTTACGGCATCAACCGCAAGACTGTGATCTCCGCTGGATTCTCCATCAACCACCTCAATGGCGGCCCATACGACTTCGGGAACAACAAGCTCAGCCTTCAATACGGGACGCTGCTCGCCGGTATCGCCAATGTCAATTCCAACGGATCGAACATCCCCGGCAACGGGCAGTGGGATCTGCATCCTCTGCCGATTCCCGGTAATACTCCCTTCACTCCGACCGAGTTCAACGGACTCGGCGTGCTGCACGCTTTCTCCAAAAATCCCGGCTCCTATCCGTACGGGGAATACTGGAACATCGGTGTCCAAAGGGAACTGCCCTACAACCTGCTCCTCTCCGTCGCATACGTCGGCAACAGAGGCGTACATCTTCCCTCGATGGTGAACCCCATCAACCAGACCGATCCGAAGAACATAGCGCGGTTCTGCCCCAGCGGAAACGTCAATGACCCCAACTGCGTAATGTCGCCCAACTCACCCAATTACGCATGGACCAGCGCAGTAGCTCAGGCGGACCTCAGGCAAGCGGGCTTTGCACCATGCCCGGGCGGCACAACCAGCGCAGGCTTCTACGCCCCCTATTGCAACTTCATGAAAGACTATGGAGCGAATGCCGGACTCGCACAGGCTCTGCTTCCCTATCCTCAATACAACCCGTCAGAATCATGCGGCGGCCTTTGCAATCCATTCGATATGAACGGATCGTCAACGTACAACGGCGTACAAACGCAACTTCTGAAGCGCTACGCAGATGGACTCTCCATCCTCGCGAACTACACCTATGCCCGCAGCCTCTCCAACACGGATAGCGGTTTCGCCTACCAGAACTATGGGTCGTTGAACAAGTTCAATCAGAAAGCAGAATGGACCGTTGCAGGCGCCGATCAAACCCACATGGTCAACCTGGCGCTCGTATATGAACTGCCATTCGGCCCCGGCAAGACATTCTTCAACACCGGCGGCTATCTCGGAAAGAACCTCTGGGGCGGCTGGCAGGTAAGCGGCGCATTCCAATACGCCAGCGGAACTCCCCTGACCGTCTACAGCAACAGCAGCGATCCGCTGTTGAACGGCTTCAACCGCGCCAACTTCAACGCGAGCACCCCGCTCCACGTGAACTACAACAACTATTACAAGGGCCTGCCGGTCTACAACACGGCGGCATTCTCAGACCCAGGTTTTGGACCTGGAAACTCACCCCGCAACCTCGAACAATTGCGTACCTCCTTCGGATCCAATGAAAATCTCGCCCTGGCAAAGCGCTTCTATGGCGGGGAACGGATCAACATGGAATTGCGCATCGAGTTCTTCAACGTGCTGAACCGCATGCAGGTCTGCTCACCAGACGACACCGTGACCGATGGAGCCAACAACTTTGGCCTCGTCCAGCCCAACGGCGGCGGCGGAAGCAGCCCTTGCCAGGCCAACACTCCACGACAAGGGCAGGCATACTTCAAGGTGTCCTTCTAA
- a CDS encoding aldo/keto reductase, which translates to MIESSDFRLKKMPLNHGAGHMPALGFGTLIPDAAVTLSATRDALNVGFRHFDCAERYRNEREVGEALQAGLAADKIAREDIFVTTKLWNTNHRPERVEPAFDASLERLRINYLDLYLIHTPFAFQPGEEQDPRDQNGDVVYDRDVTLLDTWRAMESLVDHGKCRAIGLSDVTLNILSPIYESARIKPAVVQVESHPYLPETELLQFCKEKGIVFLAFAPLGHGIRPGPLEDPVILAIAARVGKTPAQVLLAWAVQRGTALLTTPRTADRAKENFDISALPDDAIDEINRIQTRQRLNDVVNTGSPGFIPRAKSV; encoded by the coding sequence ATGATCGAATCTTCTGATTTTAGGCTTAAGAAAATGCCGCTCAATCACGGAGCAGGTCACATGCCCGCACTCGGCTTTGGAACCCTCATTCCAGATGCAGCCGTAACACTGAGTGCCACCAGAGATGCACTCAATGTTGGATTTCGTCACTTCGATTGCGCCGAACGATACCGGAATGAGCGTGAAGTAGGCGAGGCCCTGCAGGCAGGACTTGCCGCCGACAAAATCGCGCGCGAAGACATCTTCGTCACCACTAAATTGTGGAATACCAATCATCGACCCGAGCGCGTCGAACCGGCTTTCGATGCAAGTCTGGAAAGACTGAGGATCAACTATCTGGATCTCTATCTCATCCACACTCCATTCGCGTTTCAGCCGGGCGAGGAGCAGGATCCGCGGGATCAAAACGGCGATGTCGTCTACGACCGCGATGTGACATTGCTCGACACCTGGAGGGCAATGGAAAGTCTCGTAGACCACGGCAAATGCCGGGCTATCGGACTGTCCGACGTCACCCTGAACATACTGTCGCCCATCTATGAATCGGCGAGAATCAAACCGGCCGTGGTCCAGGTCGAGTCGCATCCGTATCTGCCGGAAACAGAGCTACTGCAGTTCTGCAAAGAGAAGGGCATCGTCTTTTTGGCCTTTGCGCCTTTGGGGCATGGAATAAGGCCGGGACCGCTCGAAGATCCAGTGATCCTCGCAATCGCTGCACGAGTTGGCAAGACGCCGGCACAGGTTCTGCTGGCCTGGGCCGTGCAACGCGGCACTGCTTTACTTACCACGCCCAGAACTGCGGATCGCGCAAAAGAAAACTTCGACATCTCCGCCCTTCCGGATGATGCGATCGATGAGATCAATCGCATTCAAACCCGTCAAAGACTCAATGACGTGGTGAACACCGGTAGCCCGGGATTCATTCCACGGGCAAAATCAGTGTGA
- a CDS encoding non-lysosomal glucosylceramidase, producing the protein MKQTGWNRRDFLRAGIQAASVAGVVTNANLLTATEAIEPTTTATATATASAPASKSPVSLAGGLTKYENEDLSRVTYPLGGIGAGMVCLDGTGALSNVSIRNHPDLFNEPCIFAAVAIRGANGHGEAARVLEGPVPGWKIFGMPNSGLGEGDHAYGFPRFQNASFTARFPFGTVSLSDPDMPVTVELTGWSPFTPGDANNSSLPVIALEYRFTNPTDEAIDAVFSFNAKNFLPPDYAAPEDPHAVRKLDEGFIFWSGGTQEKPWDEAAFAVTASEPDLKINYSWFRGGWYDALTMAWKDVASGAAFDRPPVSANEQPSPGATLFVPFKLAPREHRTIALRLCWYSPQTHLRSGAAGAPDENEIKPGDATYRPWYADQFPNIEAVAKYWKDHYADLRTRTKTFTETFYDSTLPPEVVNAVACNLSILKSPTVLRQADGKFWAWEGTADDVGSCPGSCTHVWNYAQAVPHLFPELERTLRETEFGPNQDEQGHQQFRAALPIRPIGNYFHAAADGQPGGIMKIYREWRISGDTEWLRGLWPKVRKSLDYCVETWDPKHKGWIEEPHHNTYDIEFWGPTGMCTSIYLGALHAAVLMGTALGDNVTLYNTLYESGRRRMETELFNGEYFIQKIEWKNLRAKNPVEFRSYGGNYSPEARELLEKEGPKYQYGTGCLSDGAIGAWFAMACGLEPVLDQEKVASHLRAVHRYNLKKDLSHHADPQRPGYALGAEGGLLLCTWPKGGALSLPFVYSNEVWTGIEYQAASHMIASGLVEEGLDVVRTCAARYDGRMRNPFDQYECGHWYARAMSSYALLQAFSGARYDAVSKTLYLKPVIPGDFRSFLSTATGFGTVGVKNGKPFLEVTSGTIPFKKIEYATA; encoded by the coding sequence ATGAAGCAGACAGGTTGGAATCGCAGAGATTTCCTGAGGGCCGGTATCCAGGCCGCTAGTGTAGCCGGGGTTGTAACCAACGCGAATCTTCTGACGGCAACCGAAGCCATCGAACCCACTACCACTGCCACTGCCACTGCCACAGCATCAGCACCAGCATCGAAGAGTCCAGTTTCATTGGCTGGTGGGTTGACCAAATACGAAAACGAAGACCTGTCTCGCGTCACGTATCCGCTAGGCGGCATCGGCGCGGGCATGGTCTGTCTCGATGGCACCGGCGCACTCTCGAACGTCTCTATTCGCAACCATCCAGACCTGTTCAATGAGCCTTGCATCTTCGCCGCTGTCGCCATACGCGGAGCAAATGGACATGGAGAAGCCGCTCGCGTGCTTGAAGGGCCCGTACCCGGCTGGAAGATATTCGGCATGCCGAACAGCGGCCTGGGTGAGGGAGATCACGCCTACGGATTTCCTCGTTTCCAAAATGCAAGTTTTACCGCACGCTTTCCTTTCGGAACAGTATCGCTGAGCGATCCGGATATGCCTGTAACAGTGGAACTGACGGGCTGGAGTCCCTTCACACCGGGCGATGCAAACAATTCGAGCCTTCCAGTAATCGCCTTGGAGTATCGATTCACGAATCCAACCGACGAAGCCATCGATGCGGTTTTTTCCTTCAACGCCAAAAACTTTCTTCCGCCTGACTACGCTGCGCCTGAGGATCCTCATGCAGTTCGCAAGCTCGACGAAGGCTTTATTTTTTGGAGCGGAGGAACGCAGGAGAAGCCGTGGGATGAAGCTGCATTTGCCGTGACGGCAAGCGAACCCGACCTGAAGATTAACTACTCCTGGTTTCGCGGCGGCTGGTACGACGCTCTCACCATGGCCTGGAAGGATGTAGCGAGCGGCGCCGCTTTCGACCGCCCTCCGGTTTCGGCGAACGAACAGCCTTCACCCGGCGCAACCTTGTTTGTTCCCTTTAAACTCGCGCCGCGAGAGCATCGCACAATCGCTTTGCGCCTCTGTTGGTATTCGCCGCAAACCCATCTGCGCAGCGGAGCAGCGGGCGCACCCGATGAAAATGAGATCAAGCCGGGAGATGCCACATATCGGCCCTGGTACGCCGATCAGTTCCCCAATATCGAGGCAGTCGCAAAATACTGGAAGGATCATTACGCAGACCTGCGCACTCGCACAAAGACGTTTACTGAAACCTTCTACGACTCCACATTACCGCCAGAAGTGGTCAATGCTGTCGCATGCAATTTGTCCATCCTCAAATCTCCAACGGTGCTGCGACAAGCCGATGGAAAGTTCTGGGCATGGGAAGGCACAGCGGATGACGTAGGCAGTTGCCCTGGATCGTGTACGCACGTGTGGAACTACGCGCAAGCCGTGCCGCATTTGTTTCCCGAGCTTGAACGGACTCTGCGCGAAACCGAGTTTGGTCCTAATCAGGACGAGCAGGGACATCAACAATTTCGAGCTGCGCTTCCCATCCGGCCCATCGGCAACTACTTCCACGCCGCCGCCGATGGACAACCCGGCGGCATCATGAAGATCTACCGGGAGTGGCGCATCAGCGGTGACACAGAATGGCTGCGCGGTCTCTGGCCAAAAGTGAGAAAGAGTCTCGACTACTGCGTCGAGACCTGGGATCCCAAACACAAGGGATGGATCGAAGAGCCGCACCACAATACCTACGACATAGAGTTTTGGGGCCCGACCGGCATGTGCACCAGCATTTACCTGGGTGCGCTTCATGCCGCCGTCCTTATGGGAACAGCACTCGGCGATAACGTAACTCTCTACAACACTCTTTATGAGAGTGGCCGCAGGCGCATGGAGACTGAGCTTTTTAATGGCGAATACTTCATTCAGAAGATCGAATGGAAAAACCTGCGAGCGAAGAACCCCGTTGAGTTCCGGAGTTATGGCGGCAATTACTCTCCCGAAGCGCGCGAGTTACTCGAAAAAGAAGGCCCCAAATATCAGTATGGAACCGGCTGCCTTTCTGACGGTGCGATCGGCGCCTGGTTTGCAATGGCCTGCGGTTTAGAGCCGGTTCTGGACCAGGAGAAAGTCGCCAGCCATCTTCGCGCCGTGCATCGCTACAACCTGAAGAAAGATCTCTCGCACCATGCCGATCCGCAGCGGCCAGGTTACGCACTGGGAGCCGAAGGCGGACTCCTGCTATGCACCTGGCCCAAAGGCGGAGCTCTCTCTCTGCCTTTTGTCTACTCGAACGAAGTCTGGACGGGCATTGAATATCAGGCAGCTTCGCACATGATCGCAAGCGGACTGGTGGAAGAGGGCCTCGACGTTGTACGCACCTGCGCCGCCCGCTACGATGGCCGAATGCGCAACCCATTCGATCAATATGAGTGCGGACACTGGTACGCCCGTGCCATGTCTTCCTACGCCCTTCTGCAGGCATTCAGCGGAGCACGCTACGACGCAGTTTCAAAGACACTCTACTTGAAACCAGTCATCCCCGGGGATTTCCGCTCTTTCTTATCGACAGCAACAGGATTCGGAACAGTGGGCGTGAAAAATGGCAAACCCTTCCTCGAAGTCACGTCAGGCACCATCCCATTCAAGAAGATAGAGTACGCAACCGCCTAA
- a CDS encoding nuclear transport factor 2 family protein, with product MQEEQIREALNAHWQASAAGDANAEHDIYDDDAICDYPQSGERIIGRSNLQALRSHHPGKPSGFSVRRIVGKGDLWITEYTILYLERPAYTVSIMEFRNGKVVHETQYFADPFEAPTWRSQWVQQIP from the coding sequence ATGCAAGAGGAGCAAATACGAGAAGCCCTGAACGCGCACTGGCAGGCGTCCGCAGCAGGCGATGCAAACGCGGAGCATGATATTTACGATGACGATGCCATCTGTGATTATCCCCAGTCAGGCGAACGAATCATCGGGCGAAGCAATTTGCAGGCTTTGCGGAGCCATCATCCGGGCAAGCCGTCAGGCTTCAGCGTCCGGCGAATTGTCGGAAAAGGGGATCTCTGGATCACGGAATACACGATCCTCTATCTGGAGCGGCCAGCATACACAGTAAGCATTATGGAGTTCCGTAACGGCAAGGTCGTGCACGAGACGCAGTATTTTGCAGACCCATTCGAAGCGCCGACATGGCGAAGTCAATGGGTTCAGCAGATACCGTGA
- a CDS encoding lipid-binding SYLF domain-containing protein — MKARNLLFILCLGFSSLSAVAADNASLNERINDARNVIRQIMMTPDKGIPNGIARQATCVGVIPSVKKAAFIVGASYGQGVVTCRTKKGWSAPVFIRLAGGSVGFQIGGQATDLVLVAVNDKGFQDLLKSKFKIGADAAAAAGPVGRNAAAGTDLRLNAELLTYSRSKGLFAGIDLNGAVVSQNTDDTNAFYGGNAPHFERILHGGVPVPPAARSFVQAVGRYFAAANVDK; from the coding sequence ATGAAGGCCAGAAACCTGCTCTTTATTCTTTGCCTTGGCTTCTCTTCGCTGAGTGCTGTTGCAGCGGACAACGCAAGCTTGAATGAACGAATCAACGACGCAAGAAACGTGATACGGCAAATCATGATGACGCCCGACAAGGGTATTCCCAACGGCATCGCGCGCCAGGCGACTTGCGTTGGCGTCATTCCCAGCGTGAAGAAAGCGGCCTTCATCGTAGGTGCTTCGTATGGGCAGGGCGTTGTTACCTGTCGCACAAAGAAAGGCTGGAGCGCGCCAGTATTCATCCGTCTCGCCGGCGGCAGTGTTGGATTCCAGATTGGTGGTCAGGCCACAGATCTTGTACTGGTAGCAGTGAACGACAAGGGGTTTCAGGATCTGCTCAAGTCCAAGTTCAAGATTGGCGCGGATGCCGCCGCCGCCGCTGGTCCCGTCGGTAGAAATGCCGCCGCCGGAACCGATCTGAGGCTGAACGCCGAACTACTGACCTATTCACGATCCAAAGGTCTCTTTGCCGGGATCGATCTGAATGGCGCCGTAGTCTCGCAGAACACAGATGACACGAACGCGTTCTACGGAGGCAATGCACCGCACTTCGAACGTATCCTGCACGGCGGAGTGCCTGTTCCCCCTGCAGCACGATCTTTTGTGCAGGCCGTAGGCCGTTATTTCGCCGCAGCTAACGTCGATAAATAA
- a CDS encoding APC family permease, whose amino-acid sequence MRLAAKPARRKLRIIPLIAATYFMVSGGPYGIEDILGGAGFAKAILILVLLPFLWSLPTTLMIGELASSIPAEGGFYVWVRRALGPFWGYQEGWLSLAASVFDMAIYPTIFVSYLSRFNPDLTAGPRAYLWSLLVVVVCCAWNLRGAPAVGEGTVGLFVLLLAPFAVFIALGFWHGFTAHPTIQWHAASTETSLSTAILVAMWNYMGWDNASTVAQEVENPQRNYPRAMIAAAMLVAVTYILPLAAVALMGISVSNFSTGSWADAARMIGGPMLATAVIAGGAINGFGMFNVLMMSYTRLPVAMAEDRMLPQFVTRRNSRGVPYVSVLLCAIAWALALKLPFERLISIDLSLYGASLILEFVALVVLRLREPNLERPFKVGNFAAACALGVGPTVLICYALYASREEHVGPLSAVLFAFLVALVGPILYWLTFWTRKQQRRRLAATAAD is encoded by the coding sequence ATGCGTCTCGCTGCCAAACCCGCCCGGCGAAAGCTCCGAATCATCCCGCTGATCGCTGCTACCTACTTCATGGTCTCGGGCGGCCCTTATGGCATTGAAGACATCCTCGGCGGTGCAGGGTTTGCCAAAGCCATCCTCATCCTCGTCCTGCTCCCTTTTCTATGGAGTCTCCCAACCACCCTCATGATCGGCGAACTGGCCAGCTCCATCCCTGCCGAAGGAGGCTTCTACGTCTGGGTCCGCCGCGCTCTCGGCCCGTTCTGGGGCTATCAGGAGGGCTGGCTATCCCTGGCCGCCAGCGTCTTCGACATGGCGATTTATCCCACCATCTTCGTCAGCTATCTAAGCCGATTTAATCCCGACCTGACCGCCGGTCCTCGCGCCTATCTCTGGTCGCTGCTCGTGGTCGTCGTCTGCTGCGCCTGGAACCTCCGTGGCGCGCCCGCAGTCGGTGAAGGAACCGTGGGCCTCTTCGTGCTCCTGCTCGCGCCATTTGCTGTGTTCATTGCCCTTGGCTTCTGGCATGGATTTACCGCCCACCCCACCATCCAGTGGCACGCAGCCTCCACCGAGACATCCCTGTCGACCGCCATACTTGTCGCCATGTGGAACTACATGGGCTGGGATAATGCCTCCACTGTCGCGCAGGAAGTCGAAAACCCACAGCGCAATTACCCCCGCGCCATGATCGCCGCCGCTATGCTTGTCGCGGTAACGTATATCCTGCCGCTGGCTGCGGTAGCCCTGATGGGCATCTCGGTTTCGAACTTCTCCACCGGCTCCTGGGCCGACGCAGCACGCATGATCGGCGGCCCCATGCTCGCCACCGCCGTCATCGCAGGCGGAGCCATCAACGGCTTTGGCATGTTCAACGTCCTCATGATGAGCTACACCCGCCTGCCCGTCGCCATGGCCGAGGACAGGATGCTGCCGCAGTTCGTCACCCGCCGCAACAGCCGCGGCGTTCCCTATGTTTCGGTTCTTCTGTGCGCCATCGCCTGGGCGCTCGCCCTCAAGCTGCCCTTTGAGCGCCTCATCTCCATCGACCTCAGTCTCTACGGAGCCAGCCTCATTCTCGAATTCGTAGCCCTCGTCGTGCTGCGCCTGCGCGAGCCAAATCTTGAGCGCCCCTTTAAAGTCGGCAACTTCGCCGCAGCCTGCGCGCTGGGTGTCGGCCCCACCGTGCTCATCTGTTACGCCCTCTACGCTTCTCGCGAGGAGCACGTCGGTCCACTCTCAGCCGTACTGTTCGCCTTCCTCGTCGCACTCGTCGGCCCCATTCTCTACTGGCTCACCTTCTGGACACGAAAGCAGCAGCGTCGCCGATTGGCCGCCACCGCAGCCGACTGA